In Candidatus Sulfotelmatobacter sp., the following proteins share a genomic window:
- a CDS encoding CHAT domain-containing tetratricopeptide repeat protein yields MTHALLLAALILSGAARGTPSPAALERQFRTELEQGHVAQASALADSLVRRRERTEALPAARAAQVLDSLGLQLFRLGTPEAMSAAEPLFRGALARRERAFGADSPEVASSLATLSTLLDYQGRWSEAVPLATRAADIRLRKLGERDPATANSLRQLGSLHLQLGDVAAAEPPLEHSVRIYAQLGPKYAGRLADGYNNLGELARVEGRIDSAEARFRAGLAIARARLGEGDPVRWALTNNLAGLYKDVGRYDEAEPLLATALATFEASGGDAASRSTAQLNLAEVRRLQGRYEAAEPLYRDALAGARSALGPDHPDLVFYLNQAAVNAQALHRNARADSLFREAGAIVEKTLGTDHPMMAQNLQDRGRLSLESGSASGAESLFARALAIRESRLGASHPDVGLTLVDQARARLVADPAASSAGALLGRALAILDSTRAYPESRLDAYALRAEWEAHRGQRKEAISDMRVALAAIDSLRLWRGGGDETRAGFVAQQLARYDELMTWQLDAGDVAGAFETHERGRARVLLDQIASSGVDVRAGIPPEILAPLAAAEHSAEGALAAAQRAIQDAEADPALSASERLVSVSRLGVTRDSAAIELALARRRIEDASPLWRGVLSAEGRTPPAGEIQRDLVTAGRTLVVYHVGVAASRLFVIPHSGRPTALALKLDDADAHVLGVPAGELSEAKLERIVTGRRTSSFPDSAIGIAELLSGTRSGGYVELSLRSREGPDSCERRLHALWNALVPTSVRPALRSSRVVVLVPDGALHLIAFEALVTRVREGRSGTRYWLDDAPAIVYGPSATSLLALERRGRNASASDAARPEVVSVTNVAFDRPGSAASSTVRATSGRTWAPLPGSKLETEAIRAAFGDDRVRVIEGAAAREPAVRAALPGRRFLHLATHGFVDDSGRNLLAGLVLAPPDSIASADDDGLLELFEIHRLPLDCELAVLSACETARGPRVAGEGTFALSRGFLAAGARRVVASLWPVEDRSSGELVGELFRLIAGAEKHGGSLDDAIALRDAKKKLRADPKWADPFYWAGFVISGL; encoded by the coding sequence GTGACGCACGCGCTGCTCCTGGCCGCGCTGATTCTCTCCGGCGCGGCTCGCGGAACGCCTTCTCCCGCGGCGCTCGAGCGCCAGTTCCGGACCGAGCTCGAGCAGGGTCATGTCGCGCAGGCCTCGGCGCTCGCCGATTCGCTGGTGCGAAGGCGCGAGCGCACCGAGGCGCTGCCGGCGGCGCGCGCCGCCCAGGTGCTCGACAGTCTCGGGCTCCAACTGTTCCGTCTCGGGACTCCCGAGGCCATGAGCGCGGCCGAGCCGCTGTTCCGCGGCGCGCTGGCGCGGCGCGAGCGCGCTTTCGGAGCCGACAGTCCCGAGGTGGCGTCGAGCCTGGCCACGCTCTCGACGCTGCTCGACTATCAGGGTCGCTGGAGCGAGGCGGTGCCGCTCGCCACGCGTGCTGCCGACATCCGGCTGCGCAAGCTGGGCGAGCGCGATCCCGCCACCGCCAACAGCCTACGGCAGCTCGGTTCGCTCCACCTCCAGCTCGGCGACGTCGCGGCCGCCGAACCGCCGCTCGAGCATTCGGTTCGCATCTACGCGCAGCTGGGGCCGAAGTACGCCGGACGTCTCGCCGACGGCTACAACAATCTCGGGGAGCTGGCCCGCGTCGAAGGGCGCATCGATTCGGCCGAGGCGCGCTTCCGCGCCGGGCTCGCGATCGCGCGCGCCCGGCTCGGCGAAGGCGATCCGGTTCGCTGGGCGCTCACCAACAATCTCGCCGGGCTCTACAAGGACGTCGGGCGCTACGACGAGGCCGAGCCGCTGCTCGCCACCGCGCTCGCCACGTTCGAGGCCTCGGGCGGGGACGCCGCCTCGCGATCGACCGCCCAGCTCAATCTGGCCGAAGTGCGGCGGTTGCAGGGCCGGTACGAAGCGGCCGAGCCGCTCTATCGCGACGCGCTGGCCGGTGCTCGCAGCGCGCTCGGGCCCGACCACCCGGATCTGGTGTTCTACCTCAACCAGGCTGCGGTGAACGCCCAGGCGCTCCATCGAAATGCGCGCGCCGATTCGCTGTTCCGTGAGGCGGGCGCGATCGTCGAGAAGACGCTGGGCACCGACCATCCGATGATGGCGCAAAATCTGCAAGACCGCGGGCGGTTGAGCCTCGAATCCGGTTCCGCCAGCGGCGCCGAGTCCCTGTTCGCCCGCGCGCTCGCGATTCGCGAGAGCCGCCTGGGCGCTTCGCACCCCGACGTCGGGCTCACGCTAGTCGATCAGGCACGCGCACGGCTGGTGGCCGATCCGGCGGCGAGCTCGGCCGGCGCGCTGCTGGGCCGCGCGCTCGCGATCCTCGATTCGACGCGCGCCTATCCCGAGTCGCGGCTCGACGCCTACGCGCTGCGCGCCGAATGGGAGGCGCACCGCGGACAGCGCAAGGAGGCGATCTCCGACATGCGCGTCGCGCTCGCGGCGATCGATTCGTTGCGCCTGTGGCGCGGTGGCGGCGACGAGACGCGCGCCGGATTCGTGGCGCAGCAGCTCGCGCGCTACGACGAACTGATGACGTGGCAGCTCGACGCGGGCGACGTAGCCGGCGCGTTCGAGACTCACGAGCGCGGGCGGGCGCGGGTGCTGCTCGACCAGATCGCCTCGAGTGGCGTCGACGTGCGCGCTGGAATTCCGCCCGAGATCCTGGCACCGCTCGCCGCGGCCGAACATTCGGCGGAAGGCGCGCTCGCGGCGGCGCAGCGCGCGATCCAGGACGCCGAGGCCGACCCGGCGCTGTCGGCGAGCGAGCGGCTGGTATCGGTGTCGCGCCTCGGCGTCACCCGCGATTCGGCCGCGATCGAGCTGGCGCTTGCGCGGCGGCGCATCGAGGACGCGAGCCCGCTATGGCGCGGAGTGCTGAGCGCCGAGGGCCGTACGCCGCCCGCCGGCGAGATCCAGCGCGACCTCGTGACCGCGGGACGAACGCTGGTCGTTTATCATGTCGGCGTCGCGGCGTCGCGATTGTTCGTGATCCCTCACTCCGGCCGTCCGACCGCGCTGGCGCTGAAGCTCGACGACGCCGACGCCCATGTGCTCGGGGTGCCGGCGGGGGAGCTGAGCGAAGCAAAGCTCGAGCGCATCGTGACCGGCCGCCGTACGTCGTCGTTTCCCGATTCGGCAATCGGGATTGCCGAACTGCTGAGCGGCACGCGCAGCGGCGGCTACGTCGAGCTGAGCCTGCGCTCGCGCGAAGGTCCGGATTCCTGCGAGCGGCGGCTCCACGCGCTGTGGAACGCGCTGGTTCCGACCTCGGTTCGGCCAGCGCTGCGCTCGTCGCGTGTCGTCGTGCTGGTTCCGGACGGCGCGCTGCATCTCATCGCGTTCGAAGCGCTGGTCACCCGAGTGCGCGAGGGCAGGAGCGGCACCCGCTACTGGCTCGACGACGCGCCGGCGATCGTCTATGGCCCGTCGGCGACCTCGCTGCTGGCGCTCGAGAGGCGCGGGCGGAATGCGAGCGCGAGCGACGCCGCGCGGCCCGAGGTCGTGAGCGTGACCAATGTGGCCTTCGATCGGCCGGGCTCGGCCGCGTCCTCGACGGTTCGCGCGACGTCCGGCCGCACGTGGGCGCCGCTGCCCGGCTCGAAGCTCGAGACCGAGGCGATTCGCGCCGCGTTCGGAGACGATCGCGTCCGCGTGATCGAGGGCGCCGCCGCTCGCGAACCCGCGGTGCGCGCCGCGCTTCCCGGGCGTCGCTTTCTGCATCTCGCCACGCACGGCTTCGTCGACGACTCGGGGCGGAACCTGCTCGCCGGTCTGGTGCTCGCGCCGCCCGACTCGATCGCGTCCGCGGACGACGACGGGCTGCTCGAGCTGTTCGAGATCCACCGCCTGCCGCTCGACTGCGAGCTCGCCGTGCTGTCGGCGTGCGAGACGGCGCGCGGCCCGCGCGTGGCGGGCGAGGGCACCTTCGCGCTGTCGCGTGGCTTCCTCGCCGCCGGCGCGAGGCGCGTCGTGGCGAGCCTGTGGCCCGTCGAAGACCGTTCGAGCGGCGAGCTGGTGGGCGAGCTGTTTCGGCTGATCGCCGGCGCCGAGAAGCACGGCGGCTCGCTCGACGACGCGATCGCGCTTCGCGACGCCAAGAAGAAACTACGGGCCGACCCGAAGTGGGCCGACCCGTTCTACTGGGCTGGGTTCGTGATTAGCGGGCTCTAG
- a CDS encoding protein phosphatase 2C domain-containing protein: protein MNPSDAARSSATPADEADRRPPRVHADISALSHQGLVRRSNEDSYIVFRLGRYLERVTSNIPESELPSRFDDTGHLMVVADGMGGHQAGEVASRGALVKTLQLILRSPRWALNLDDPTTREKEIQDLLSRSRGYLAAVHASLRAEADSDAQLEGMGTTLTGAYTVGADLFVLHVGDSKAYLVRGGQLKKITHDHTVAQQYADLGVIPQEAVPAHRMSHMLTRAIGAPMELSGDLHHLRLEHGDRLLLCSDGLTDMAGEQEILGVLGARPDSVTACQGLVDLALASGGRDNVTVIVAQFAVE from the coding sequence ATGAATCCTTCCGATGCCGCGCGCTCTTCCGCCACCCCCGCCGACGAGGCCGATCGCCGGCCGCCGCGCGTGCACGCCGATATCTCCGCGCTCTCTCATCAGGGTCTGGTGCGGCGGTCGAACGAAGACTCGTACATCGTCTTCCGACTCGGCCGCTACCTCGAGCGCGTCACCAGCAATATCCCCGAGAGCGAGCTGCCGTCGCGTTTCGACGACACCGGTCACCTGATGGTGGTGGCGGACGGCATGGGGGGGCATCAGGCCGGCGAGGTGGCCAGCCGCGGCGCGCTGGTGAAGACCCTCCAGCTCATCCTTCGCTCGCCGCGCTGGGCGCTCAACCTCGACGATCCGACCACGCGCGAGAAGGAGATCCAGGACCTGCTGTCGCGATCGCGCGGCTATCTGGCGGCCGTGCACGCTTCACTTCGCGCCGAGGCGGACTCCGACGCACAGCTCGAGGGCATGGGAACGACCCTGACCGGCGCCTATACGGTCGGCGCGGATCTGTTCGTGTTGCATGTCGGGGACTCGAAGGCCTACCTGGTGCGCGGCGGTCAGCTCAAGAAGATCACGCACGATCACACCGTGGCGCAGCAGTACGCGGATCTCGGGGTGATCCCTCAGGAGGCGGTGCCGGCGCACCGGATGAGTCACATGCTCACCCGCGCGATCGGCGCGCCGATGGAGCTGAGCGGCGACCTGCACCACCTGCGCCTGGAGCACGGCGATCGCCTGCTGCTGTGCTCGGACGGGCTCACCGACATGGCCGGTGAGCAGGAAATCCTCGGCGTGCTGGGCGCGCGTCCCGACAGCGTCACCGCCTGCCAGGGGCTGGTGGATCTGGCGCTGGCGAGCGGCGGGCGCGACAACGTCACGGTGATCGTGGCGCAGTTCGCGGTGGAATGA
- a CDS encoding aspartate kinase → MVILKFGGTSVGIPAHFGTALERVAQAAPRDPVVVVSALSGVTNLLAEYARDPDARVRLSAALIDRHLAFTLDVGLSGESIRRELDAWRADHASWGASPGALTGEIRDRVLSHGERLSAAIFAAGLERAGLSARAVEAGEAGLVTDDRFGAAHPLPESAGLLRRGLASRPPVPVVTGFLGRTRDGRVTTLGRGGSDFSAAILGAALGAQEIQIWTDTSGMMSADPRLVPEARPVPRLSFAEASELATFGARVLHPKTLLPAIDRDIPVRVLNTTAPGEQGSLITAAATLAAESWRVKSIASKKGITAVTIASSRMLLAHGFLARVFEVFGRHHMIVDLVTTSEVSISVTIEDESRLEAALAELEGIGRVEVRRHLAVVAVVGEGAPQRIGLAGHVFTLLGGVGVGVEMISQGASRVNLSFVVREEDAEKTVRLLHRGLGLDVEPTVEARA, encoded by the coding sequence ATGGTGATCCTCAAGTTCGGCGGCACATCGGTAGGGATTCCGGCGCACTTCGGGACCGCCCTCGAACGGGTGGCGCAGGCCGCGCCGCGCGATCCGGTGGTGGTGGTGAGCGCGCTCAGCGGCGTCACCAATCTGCTGGCCGAATATGCTCGCGACCCGGATGCGCGCGTCCGGCTCTCGGCCGCGCTGATCGACCGCCACCTGGCATTCACGCTCGACGTGGGCCTGAGTGGTGAGAGCATCCGGCGCGAGCTGGACGCCTGGCGCGCCGATCACGCGTCGTGGGGCGCGAGTCCGGGCGCCCTGACCGGCGAGATTCGCGATCGCGTGCTCTCGCACGGCGAGCGGCTCTCGGCCGCGATCTTCGCCGCCGGGCTCGAGCGCGCGGGGCTGAGCGCGCGTGCGGTCGAAGCGGGCGAGGCCGGGCTCGTGACCGACGATCGCTTCGGCGCCGCGCACCCGCTGCCCGAGTCCGCGGGGTTGTTGCGCCGCGGCCTTGCGTCGCGCCCGCCGGTTCCGGTGGTGACCGGCTTCCTCGGCCGCACCCGCGACGGCCGCGTCACCACGCTTGGGCGCGGCGGCTCCGACTTCAGCGCAGCGATACTCGGCGCCGCGCTGGGCGCCCAGGAAATCCAGATCTGGACCGACACCAGCGGCATGATGTCGGCCGATCCGCGGCTGGTGCCCGAGGCGCGCCCGGTGCCTCGCCTGTCGTTCGCGGAGGCCAGCGAACTGGCCACCTTCGGAGCGCGCGTGCTGCATCCCAAGACGCTGCTGCCCGCGATCGACCGCGACATCCCGGTCCGCGTCCTCAACACCACCGCGCCCGGCGAGCAGGGCTCGCTGATCACCGCGGCCGCCACCCTGGCGGCGGAGAGCTGGCGGGTGAAGTCGATCGCCAGCAAGAAGGGAATTACCGCGGTCACCATCGCTTCGAGCCGGATGCTGCTCGCGCACGGATTTCTGGCGCGGGTGTTCGAGGTGTTCGGGCGCCATCACATGATTGTCGATCTGGTCACCACCTCGGAGGTCTCGATCTCGGTCACGATCGAGGACGAGTCGCGGCTCGAGGCCGCGCTGGCCGAGCTGGAGGGCATCGGTCGGGTCGAGGTGCGCCGGCATCTGGCGGTGGTGGCGGTGGTGGGCGAAGGCGCGCCGCAGCGCATCGGGCTCGCCGGGCACGTGTTCACTCTGCTCGGCGGTGTGGGGGTGGGCGTGGAGATGATCTCGCAGGGGGCCTCGCGCGTGAACCTGTCGTTCGTGGTGCGTGAGGAAGACGCCGAGAAGACCGTGCGTCTGCTGCATCGCGGCCTCGGGCTCGACGTCGAGCCCACCGTCGAGGCGCGAGCTTGA
- a CDS encoding cytochrome b/b6 domain-containing protein, protein MKPQRSQPDEPRLRVVIKHHLLVRLSHWIHFPLLLGLIASGLSIYWAAPVFQHAFDPATRSRDYVSDLGILLSRGFGAGAGDPRNWVYDHWSLGPQQLAIALRFHWALAYLFMGNGALYLIGLVAGGGWRALLPRGSDPAEALAMLRYYAGVIPMAILRRPWPHPEVRFKYNALQRSAYFSMPILGTLAMLSGWAMHKPVQIGWLELLFVNYDGARIVHFACMLALGGFIVPHVVLAIADGWDTVRSMVVGWSKRVKAPRHG, encoded by the coding sequence ATGAAGCCGCAGCGATCCCAACCCGACGAACCACGGCTGCGAGTGGTGATCAAGCATCACCTGCTCGTTCGGCTCTCGCATTGGATCCACTTTCCGCTGCTCCTGGGACTGATCGCGAGCGGGCTCTCGATCTACTGGGCCGCCCCGGTGTTCCAGCACGCCTTCGACCCGGCGACCCGCAGCCGCGACTACGTGTCGGACCTCGGCATCCTGCTCTCGCGCGGATTCGGCGCCGGGGCGGGCGATCCGCGCAACTGGGTCTACGACCATTGGAGCCTCGGACCACAACAGCTCGCGATCGCGCTGCGGTTCCACTGGGCGCTGGCCTATCTGTTCATGGGGAACGGGGCGCTCTACCTGATCGGACTGGTGGCCGGTGGCGGCTGGCGCGCCCTGCTGCCGCGCGGGTCGGATCCCGCCGAGGCGCTGGCGATGCTGCGCTACTACGCCGGGGTGATCCCGATGGCGATCCTGCGCCGGCCGTGGCCGCATCCCGAGGTCCGCTTCAAGTACAACGCGCTCCAGCGCTCGGCCTACTTCTCGATGCCGATCCTGGGCACGCTGGCGATGCTCTCGGGCTGGGCCATGCACAAGCCGGTCCAGATCGGTTGGCTGGAACTCCTGTTCGTCAACTACGACGGCGCGCGCATCGTCCACTTCGCCTGCATGCTGGCCCTGGGCGGATTCATCGTGCCGCACGTGGTGCTGGCGATCGCGGATGGATGGGACACGGTCCGCTCGATGGTGGTGGGCTGGTCGAAACGAGTGAAGGCTCCCCGGCATGGATGA
- a CDS encoding molybdopterin-dependent oxidoreductase — MAQPPASASEPAPESDPTPAEQPPDAQAPPAEQPPDAQAPPAEQPPAPPAPPAAPAARRAPLFEWLAERPEIEVEVPARSLRARSRRDFLLFAAGAAVTAAGAWWLLPDRTRAHLFPTSHDRLDTLSARVGLSRANRERSLDRALTFDDDVAEALYSRNRRVRTYSIADVTALKNNYHGVTPGPGILDGWALRLSGLASAESARVTLPQLLARFTLRGQVTRLVCVEGWSAIAWWGGIRFADLLAAFPPAPGARWAALRSTVSLDERGGPEPYYVSIDLETARHPQTLLATHYRGQPLTLAHGAPLRLVAPMKLGLKNIKAITDIAYSMDEPADYWNERGYSKYDGL; from the coding sequence GTGGCTCAGCCTCCGGCATCCGCCTCCGAGCCGGCGCCGGAGAGCGACCCGACGCCAGCCGAGCAGCCACCCGACGCTCAGGCGCCGCCGGCCGAGCAGCCACCCGACGCTCAGGCGCCGCCAGCCGAGCAGCCACCGGCGCCACCGGCGCCGCCCGCTGCTCCCGCGGCGCGCCGCGCGCCGCTCTTCGAATGGCTCGCCGAACGCCCCGAAATCGAGGTCGAAGTGCCGGCCCGAAGTCTCCGCGCGCGGAGCCGTCGCGACTTCCTGCTGTTCGCCGCCGGCGCCGCGGTGACCGCGGCCGGGGCGTGGTGGCTCCTGCCCGACCGCACGCGCGCGCATCTCTTCCCCACTTCTCACGATCGGCTCGACACGCTGAGCGCCCGGGTGGGACTCAGCCGCGCGAACCGCGAGCGGTCACTCGATCGCGCGTTGACCTTCGACGACGACGTCGCCGAAGCGCTCTACTCGCGAAATCGCCGGGTGCGGACCTACTCGATCGCGGACGTGACCGCGCTCAAGAACAACTATCACGGAGTGACACCCGGTCCCGGGATTCTCGACGGATGGGCGTTGAGGCTGTCCGGTCTCGCCTCGGCCGAATCGGCGCGCGTCACCCTGCCGCAGCTCCTCGCGCGATTCACCCTGCGGGGTCAGGTGACGCGACTGGTGTGCGTCGAGGGCTGGAGCGCAATCGCGTGGTGGGGAGGGATCCGCTTCGCCGACCTGCTCGCCGCGTTTCCGCCGGCGCCGGGCGCGCGCTGGGCCGCGCTGCGCTCGACCGTGAGCCTGGACGAGCGTGGCGGGCCGGAGCCCTACTACGTCTCGATCGATCTGGAGACCGCGCGGCATCCGCAGACGCTGCTGGCCACCCACTACCGCGGGCAGCCCCTGACGCTTGCGCACGGCGCGCCGCTGCGACTGGTGGCGCCGATGAAGCTGGGCTTGAAGAACATCAAGGCGATCACCGACATCGCTTACTCGATGGATGAGCCGGCGGACTACTGGAACGAGCGCGGCTATTCGAAGTACGACGGCCTGTAG
- a CDS encoding S1 RNA-binding domain-containing protein, with amino-acid sequence MSSETPPPNGSDADTEAPSAEFAKALEEFERRPAPAAVDPSPEYRVGQKVSAKVVSIGEEHALLDYGGRGEAVADLKGFRDAEGKPRIAVGDTLELFVVQAGEPLTLGAVMPSKSGAALGRLREAKSSGVPVSGRVTGLNAGGLTVDLGGARGFCPVSQIELGFCDNPSAYVGKTLEFLVTAVEEGRRGAVLSRRQLLRRGEQEKAKELLAHLKPGDELEGTVARLENFGAFVNLGGLDGLVHVSEISHERIGHPSKALKPGDRVRVRVLRIEKGKDGKPRVALSIKAAAPDPWQDAAGRFAPGQRVSGTVARLADFGAFVNLAPGIDGLVHVSEAAMQRVGHVKEVLKPGQKVEVVVRSVEPDKRRISLSIRDALAEGLPPPRTPAPGEVVEGRVSGVRPFGVFVDLPEFGPRATGMIPREESGQPRNADLAAAFPLGKTVRVEILEPRAGKIRLRLEGVTPAVPAADSPSPHGEGVDLPAGEAQRPRRESGERGRREGGAPRRGEEEVGRPRRGAAGGERPRGESSSRREGGERGRREGSRGGRPDREERQGFDRSRDHRRDSGEERGRSEGGRPMIISSRPVEGELTSMAIALRKAMEEARKKEREKG; translated from the coding sequence ATGAGCTCAGAAACACCACCCCCGAACGGTTCCGACGCGGACACCGAGGCGCCGTCCGCGGAGTTCGCGAAAGCGCTCGAGGAGTTCGAACGGCGCCCGGCACCTGCCGCCGTCGATCCCTCACCCGAATATCGCGTGGGCCAGAAGGTGAGCGCGAAGGTCGTCTCGATTGGCGAGGAACACGCGCTGCTCGACTACGGCGGCCGGGGCGAGGCGGTCGCGGACCTGAAAGGATTCCGCGACGCGGAAGGGAAGCCCAGGATCGCGGTCGGCGACACGCTCGAGCTGTTCGTGGTCCAGGCCGGGGAGCCGCTCACCCTGGGCGCGGTCATGCCCTCGAAGAGCGGCGCCGCGCTCGGCCGGCTGCGCGAGGCCAAATCCTCCGGCGTGCCCGTGAGCGGGAGAGTGACGGGACTCAATGCCGGCGGGCTGACCGTGGATCTGGGAGGGGCGCGCGGATTCTGCCCGGTGTCCCAGATCGAGCTGGGGTTCTGTGACAATCCTTCCGCCTATGTCGGGAAAACGCTCGAGTTCCTGGTGACCGCGGTCGAAGAGGGCCGGCGCGGCGCCGTGCTGTCGCGCCGCCAGCTGCTGCGGCGCGGCGAGCAGGAAAAGGCGAAGGAGTTGCTCGCCCATCTCAAGCCCGGCGACGAGCTCGAGGGCACCGTCGCGCGGCTCGAAAATTTCGGAGCGTTCGTCAACCTCGGCGGACTCGACGGGCTGGTGCACGTGTCCGAGATTTCGCACGAGAGAATCGGCCACCCGAGCAAGGCGCTGAAGCCCGGCGACCGGGTTCGAGTTCGCGTGCTGCGGATCGAGAAGGGCAAGGACGGCAAGCCGCGCGTCGCGCTCTCGATCAAGGCGGCAGCGCCGGATCCCTGGCAGGACGCTGCCGGCCGCTTCGCTCCAGGCCAGCGGGTCAGCGGCACCGTGGCGCGCCTCGCCGATTTCGGAGCATTCGTCAATCTGGCGCCCGGCATCGATGGGCTGGTGCACGTCTCCGAAGCCGCGATGCAGCGCGTCGGCCACGTGAAGGAAGTCCTGAAGCCCGGCCAGAAGGTCGAGGTGGTGGTGCGCTCGGTCGAGCCCGACAAGCGCCGCATCTCGCTCTCGATCCGCGATGCGCTCGCCGAAGGGCTGCCGCCGCCGCGAACGCCGGCGCCGGGCGAAGTCGTCGAGGGCCGCGTGTCGGGGGTCCGGCCGTTCGGCGTGTTCGTCGATCTTCCCGAGTTTGGGCCGCGGGCGACCGGGATGATCCCTCGCGAGGAATCCGGTCAGCCGCGCAACGCCGATCTCGCGGCCGCGTTCCCGCTCGGCAAGACCGTGCGAGTCGAGATTCTCGAGCCGCGCGCCGGGAAGATTCGGCTGCGCCTCGAAGGGGTGACGCCGGCCGTGCCGGCAGCCGATTCGCCGAGTCCGCACGGGGAGGGTGTGGATCTGCCCGCGGGCGAAGCTCAGCGGCCCCGCCGCGAGAGCGGCGAGCGCGGCCGTCGAGAAGGCGGAGCTCCGCGGCGCGGTGAAGAGGAGGTAGGTCGGCCGCGGCGCGGCGCTGCGGGCGGAGAGCGCCCGCGTGGCGAATCCTCCAGTCGTCGCGAAGGCGGCGAACGCGGGCGGCGTGAGGGCAGCCGCGGAGGGCGGCCGGATCGCGAGGAGCGTCAAGGATTCGACCGCTCGCGAGATCATCGCCGCGATTCGGGCGAAGAGCGCGGCCGCTCCGAGGGTGGCCGGCCGATGATCATTTCCTCGCGACCGGTCGAAGGTGAGCTCACCTCCATGGCGATCGCGCTGCGCAAGGCGATGGAAGAGGCGAGGAAGAAAGAGCGCGAGAAGGGCTAG
- a CDS encoding HEAT repeat domain-containing protein, with product MEPHVTPEPEQDLSELTPEEAAVARAAGAWVRQLARTLKTCRLYDRFNPTVLRFREDLATGLTRFLREHGALTLTFTANDVQWGRASLYPAKSREDNLALPFFRDGIRSITFEPGIPSRELEALLDIVLQLTGRSASDDDMVTRIWEASLDHIELGCVSVVGDIETGGGDAPAESGSLMPWPHQASGGAAGLAATAPPASAARTDIAPPGIAGVELPEGRDPNDDDILAPEAPTRSDDRIIGAPTRDFEQSFAELDTRSSAELTRFRLESEAESAQPLEHAVLDVLTDCLYVCSTPADRAELGRYLPRVLRESVALGEWSEARRCLSLLQLCGSSEWSLDGFTAELVQPTSIPSRQAISRVDQQEASEVEAFIEFGRMLGPAVFDWWMRVIAESQQQRVRRAVCQAVSVLMRDNPERLAPWLADERWYVVRNAVAVLGDIGGSAIVGLLRPIARHADRRVRREVVNALAQADLTAARPLLLEMLPDSRGQIFSWLLKQLSGRRDPEVAGTALRLMREEHFLERPVEERRAIYMTIGSTGDDQVLSTLEQELHGGGWFSKVFDLHRQEIARCIARLGTPAAREVLERGTHSLKPQLRKACLDALATGPNHD from the coding sequence ATGGAACCGCACGTCACTCCCGAGCCCGAACAAGATCTTTCCGAGCTGACGCCCGAGGAGGCCGCAGTCGCCCGGGCCGCCGGCGCCTGGGTTCGGCAGCTGGCCCGTACGCTCAAGACCTGCCGGCTCTACGATCGGTTCAATCCCACCGTGCTCCGGTTCCGCGAGGATCTGGCCACCGGGCTGACGCGATTCCTCCGGGAACACGGGGCGCTGACCCTCACGTTCACGGCCAACGACGTCCAGTGGGGCCGGGCCTCTCTCTATCCCGCGAAGTCACGCGAAGACAACCTGGCGCTGCCGTTCTTCCGCGATGGCATTCGCAGCATCACCTTCGAGCCGGGCATTCCCTCGCGCGAGCTCGAGGCTCTGCTCGACATCGTGCTGCAGCTCACGGGACGATCGGCCAGCGACGACGACATGGTGACGCGCATCTGGGAGGCTTCGCTCGATCACATCGAGCTCGGGTGCGTTTCGGTCGTGGGCGACATCGAGACCGGGGGAGGCGACGCGCCGGCCGAGAGCGGAAGCCTGATGCCCTGGCCGCATCAGGCGAGCGGCGGGGCGGCCGGGCTTGCGGCCACCGCGCCACCGGCGTCGGCCGCCCGGACCGACATCGCGCCGCCGGGGATCGCCGGCGTCGAGCTCCCCGAGGGCAGGGACCCGAACGACGACGACATCCTGGCTCCCGAGGCGCCGACCCGGTCCGACGACCGCATCATTGGCGCGCCCACCCGTGACTTCGAGCAGTCGTTCGCCGAGCTGGACACCCGGTCGTCCGCCGAGCTGACGCGTTTCCGGCTCGAGAGCGAAGCCGAGTCGGCGCAGCCGCTCGAGCATGCGGTGCTCGACGTGCTCACGGACTGTCTGTACGTATGTTCGACGCCCGCCGATCGGGCCGAACTGGGTCGCTATCTCCCGCGCGTGCTGCGCGAATCCGTCGCGCTCGGCGAGTGGAGCGAAGCCCGCCGCTGTCTGTCGCTGCTTCAGCTGTGTGGGAGCAGCGAGTGGTCGCTCGACGGTTTCACCGCCGAGCTGGTCCAGCCAACCTCGATTCCGTCGCGTCAGGCGATTTCTCGCGTGGATCAGCAGGAGGCGTCCGAAGTCGAAGCGTTCATCGAGTTCGGGCGCATGCTGGGGCCGGCGGTGTTCGACTGGTGGATGCGCGTGATCGCAGAGAGTCAGCAGCAGCGCGTCCGGCGCGCGGTCTGCCAGGCGGTGAGCGTGCTGATGCGCGACAACCCCGAGCGCCTGGCGCCGTGGCTCGCCGACGAGCGCTGGTACGTGGTCCGCAACGCGGTTGCGGTCCTCGGCGACATCGGGGGCTCCGCGATCGTCGGACTCCTGCGCCCGATCGCACGCCACGCCGACCGGCGGGTCCGGCGCGAGGTCGTCAACGCCCTGGCGCAGGCCGACCTGACGGCCGCGCGCCCGCTCCTGCTCGAGATGCTGCCGGACTCACGAGGTCAGATCTTCAGCTGGCTGCTGAAGCAGCTCTCCGGCCGCCGCGATCCCGAGGTGGCCGGGACCGCGCTCCGCCTGATGCGCGAGGAACACTTCCTCGAGCGACCCGTGGAAGAGCGGCGCGCGATCTACATGACCATCGGTTCGACCGGAGACGACCAGGTGCTCTCGACACTCGAGCAGGAGCTGCACGGAGGTGGCTGGTTCTCGAAGGTGTTCGATCTTCACCGCCAGGAGATCGCCCGCTGCATCGCGCGACTCGGAACGCCGGCCGCGCGCGAAGTCCTCGAGCGCGGCACTCATTCGCTCAAGCCCCAACTGAGGAAAGCCTGTCTCGACGCGCTGGCCACCGGACCGAACCATGACTGA